The following are from one region of the Fusarium verticillioides 7600 chromosome 1, whole genome shotgun sequence genome:
- a CDS encoding oxidoreductase: MGNTNIENKAASGVPYFTPAQEPPAGTPLKTDSAPTLFKSLRIRGVEVQNRFVVSPMCTYSAKDGHLTDFHLVHLGQFALQGAGLVFVEATAVEPRGRISPEDSGLWDDGQIVPLKRITDFIHSQNTKVAIQLAHAGRKASTVAPWIGGTVNKALATEEVGGWPDDIVAPSAIPFAEEFGTPHELTTEEIKHLVQKWKDSAIRAVKAGFDVIEIHAAHGYLLHQFLSPLSNKRTDQYGGSFENRTRLLFEIIEAIRAVVPEEMPVWVRISATEWMEWNNEPCWDLESSIRLAKQLPDAGVDVLDISSGGNLKAQKIKVHQTVQTDLAGKIRDAVRADGKELLIGTVGYITDGPFARSLVQKNEDPKADLVLAARQFLREPDFVLSAAHQLNVDVKWPIQYHRAPPKPRGPHSK, encoded by the exons ATGGGCAACACAAACATCGAGAACAAGGCAGCCTCCGGGGTGCCTTACTTCACCCCGGCCCAAGAACCACCGGCCGGAACCCCGCTCAAGACCGATTCGGCCCCGACGCTGTTCAAGTCTCTCCGCATCCGTGGCGTTGAGGTGCAGAACCGCTTTGTCGTTTCTCCTATGTGTACTTACTCCGCCAAGGATGGGCATCTAACAGATTTTCATCTTGTTCACCTTGGCCAGTTCGCCCTTCAAGGTGCTGGCCTCGTCTTTGTGGAGGCCACCGCCGTTGAACCTCGTGGTCGGATCAGTCCTGAGGACTCTGGTCTCTGGGATGATGGTCAAATTGTTCCTCTGAAGCGTATCACTGACTTTATCCATAGCCAAAACACAAAGGTTGCCATCCAACTCGCTCAT GCTGGCAGAAAAGCGAGCACAGTTGCACCTTGGATCGGCGGTACTGTAAACAAAGCACTTGCTACCGAAGAAGTCGGCGGCTGGCCAGACGATATTGTCGCCCCCAGTGCTATTCCGTTCGCTGAAGAATTTGGTACACCTCACGAGTTGACGACTGAGGAGATCAAGCATCTTGTGCAGAAATGGAAGGACTCTGCTATAAgagctgtcaaggctggctTTGATGTCATTGAGATCCACGCGGCTCACGGCTATCTCCTGCACCAGTTCCTCTCCCCTCTCTCCAAT AAACGTACGGACCAGTACGGAGGTAGCTTTGAGAACCGTACTCGTCTGCTCTTTGAGATTATTGAAGCTATTCGGGCTGTTGTTCCTGAGGAGATGCCCGTCTGGGTGCGGATCTCTGCTACCGAgtggatggaatggaacAACGAACCTTGCTGGGATCTCGAGAGCAGTATTCGGCTCGCAAAACAGCTTCCTGACGCAGGAGTTGACGTCCTCGACATCAGCAGCGGAGGCAACTTGAAGGCgcaaaagatcaaggtcCATCAAACCGTCCAGACCGACCTGGCAGGCAAGATTCGCGATGCCGTCCGTGCTGATGGAAAGGAGCTTCTGATTGGAACTGTTGGTTACATTACAGATGGTCCATTTGCTCGTTCACTCGTCCAGAAGAACGAGGACCCCAAGGCTGATCTCGTGCTTGCTGCAAGACAATTCCTCAGGGAGCCCGACTTTGTTCTCAGTGCGGCTCATCAGCTGAACGTTGATGTCAAGTGGCCGATTCAGTATCACCGTGCACCACCTAAACCTCGAGGACCTCACAGCAAGTAG
- a CDS encoding 14-3-3 family protein, translated as MATERESKTFLARLCEQAERYDEMVTYMKEVAKLGGELTVDERNLLSVAYKNVVGTRRASWRIISSIEQKEESKGSDKHVSTIKDYRNKIETELEKVCQDVLDVLDDFLIPNAATGESKVFYHKMKGDYHRYLAEFASGEKRKGAATAAHDAYKSATDVAQTELTPTHPIRLGLALNFSVFYYEILNSPDRACHLAKQAFDDAIAELDSLSEESYRDSTLIMQLLRDNLTLWTSSDSAEGEAAGAADAAKKEEGEAGKPAEPAAAPAEEPAPAAAS; from the exons CGTGAAAG CAAGACCTTCCTGGCCCGCCTCTGCGAGCAGGCCGAGCGCTACGATGAGATGGTCACCTACATGAAGGAGGTGGCTAAGCTGGGCGGAGAGCTCACCGTTGACGAGCGTAACCTCCTCAGCGTCGCCTACAAGAACGTTGTCGGCACCCGACGTGCCTCGTGGcgcatcatctcctcgatcgagcagaaggaggaatCTAAGGGCTCCGACAAGCACGTCTCCACCATCAAGGACTACcgcaacaagatcgagacCGAGCTCGAGAAGGTTTGCCAGGATGTTCTCGATGTCCTCGACGACTTCCTCATCCCCAATGCCGCCACCGGCGAGTCCAAGGTCTTCTACCACAAGAT GAAGGGTGACTACCACCGTTACCTCGCCGAATTTGCCTCTGGTGAGAAGCGCAAGGGTGCTGCTACCGCTGCCCACGATGCTTATAAG AGCGCTACCGATGTTGCCCAGACTGAGCTCACTCCCACTCACCCCATCCGTCTGGGTCTCgctctcaacttctccgTCTTCTACTACGAGATCTTGAACTCCCCCGACCGTGCTTGCCACCTCGCGAAGCAGGCCTTCGACGATGCTATTGCCGAGCTCGACTCCCTCTCTGAGGAGTCTTACCGCGACAGCACCCTGATCATGCAGCTCCTCCGAGACAACCTCACCCTCTGGACTTCTAGCGACAGCGCTGAGGGCGAGGCCGCTGGTGCTGCcgatgctgccaagaaggaggagggcgaggcTGGCAAGCCCGCTGAGCCTGCCGCCGCCcctgctgaggagcctgCGCCTGCTGCTGCCTCCTAA
- a CDS encoding hypothetical protein (At least one base has a quality score < 10): MRRSALHMSMSHLRDNPPSPTNTTASIAGSSLNVVEALLRDEDFQTEHRQPADLLTTSGASYNTFNIRPPSQAHGGQPQYNPTLLPSTEESYNVPEFTGDSPMIDAFPTEENTISKAPTFAIVTDGSSTAIATDFSDRNNPDQFSSNAYIETYNSESEPPESESDPDQEHQDGIDLDLDTSIHPPFLDDYWISPTYLDLNSDHIPPYHDVDYDIYMSDSEGGAPLDDAFDEIEHFTDDQSVLSDGDNDESTPINHSTNHLSQAAFHPPTTVDNDLIMDAVPPPAPWVDVVIEDMATLEGNASPSPAEVLGQPPLSNPNPTMIGSQNLGLVDFLRHWAFQAHASSCPSPSRIHAPYPEDIRRQANTHIRDVQYKDLQGDGYDIQGLDWASMNTTREYARQIRCATFKNYVNKDGSDRWSPHMDDAALPANQNFMRFKRFLIRQDVYLAHFQLRSVLACPSISQAYYPGRRGINRINPVTGKVELVLNNSHIHGLGALISTLDANHGAMFAGTFNGEYYLKSLDSEDKKDFAEGVITTNMGGITNHVQIYQPRRSSGPVAAIASNDEGFRLLDLPTQKFLMQSKYRFALNCTRMSPDGRLRVMVGDDFKVLITDADTGEIQQELSGHRDYGFACDWSDDGRTVATGFQDKGVKVWDARRWCDSRGVSTPLCTIRSDMAGVRNLRFSPVGSGERVLIAAEEADIVNIIDAQTFNRKQTVDFFGEIGGIAFTNGGHELNVLASDRHRGGLLQLERCGRAAEPYFFSYWKRYVDGDTADWRHKPDEFTRSGECYRRVPASTDALPIF, encoded by the exons ATGCGCCGCTCCGCTCTTCATATGTCCATGAGCCACCTACGAGACAACCCCCCGTCGCCCACAAATACAACAGCCTCTATTGCCGGTTCATCTCTCAACGTTGTTGAAGCTCTCTTGCGGGACGAGGATTTCCAAACTGAGCATCGTCAACCTGCGGACCTACTCACAACCAGCGGCGCCTCTTATAACACCTTCAACATCCGCCCTCCTTCACAAGCTCATGGTGGCCAGCCGCAATATAACCCAACTCTCCTGCCTAGCACAGAGGAATCATACAACGTCCCTGAATTCACAGGCGATTCGCCTATGATTGATGCGTTCCCCACCGAAGAAAATACCATCTCCAAGGCACCTACTTTCGCGATAGTGACTGACGGCTCTTCTACTGCAATCGCCACCGATTTCTCAGACCGGAACAATCCCGACCAattctcctccaacgcctACATCGAGACCTATAATTCCGAGTCTGAACCCCCGGAGTCCGAGTCCGACCCTGATCAAGAGCATCAGGACGGTATTGATCTTGATTTGGACACTTCCATCCACCCACCTTTCTTGGACGACTATTGGATATCTCCCACATATCTCGACTTGAACTCTGACCACATACCCCCTTACCACGACGTGGATTATGACATTTATATGAGCGACAGCGAAGGTGGTGCTCCTCTCGACGACGCATTCGACGAAATTGAACACTTCACGGACGACCAGTCTGTTCTATCTGATGGGGACAACGATGAATCAACCCCTATCAACCACTCAACTAACCATCTTTCGCAAGCCGCCTTCCATCCGCCCACCACAGTCGACAACGACCTAATCATGGATGCTGTTCCGCCTCCTGCGCCATGGGTTGACGTCGTGATCGAAGACATGGCTACGTTGGAGGGCAATGCGTCTCCTTCGCCAGCAGAGGTTCTAGGCCAGCCACCACTGAGCAACCCCAACCCGACTATGATTGGATCTCAAAATCTTGGCCTGGTAGACTTTTTGAGACACTGGGCATTCCAAGCTCATGCTTCCTCCTGCCCATCCCCCTCGCGGATTCACGCACCCTATCCAGAAGATATTCGTCGTCAAGCGAATACACACATCCGAGATGTTCAGTACAAGGACCTTCAAGGCGATGGCTATGACATACAGGGCTTGGATTGGGCATCCATGAACACTACTAGGGAGTATGCGCGGCAAATACGATGTGCCACTTTCAAGAATTATGTCAACAAGGATGGCTCAGATAGATGGAGC CCTCACATGGATGACGCAGCTCTCCCCGCGAATCAAAACTTTATGAGATTCAAGAGGTTCCTTATCCGCCAGGATGTCTATCTAGCTCATTTTCAGCTACGGAGCGTCCTAGCATGCCCCTCAATTTCACAAGCCTACTACCCTGGCAGGAGAGGAATCAACCGAATCAACCCAGTCACGGGAAAAGTAGAGCTCGTACTTAATAATAGTCATATACATGGTCTGGGAGCTCTCATCTCCACTCTCGATGCAAACCATGGTGCCATGTTTGCCGGCACTTTCAATGGCGAATACTATCTCAAAAGCCTGGATTcggaagacaagaaagacttTGCAGAAGGTGTCATTACTACAAATATGGGAGGTATCACCAACCATGTCCAGATCTACCAACCCCGGCGATCTTCTGGTCctgttgctgccattgccagTAACGACGAGGGATTCCGCCTTCTAGACCTTCCTACACAGAAGTTCTTGATGCAGAGCAAGTATCGATTCGCGCTCAACTGTACGCGCATGTCACCTGACGGCCGTTTGAGAGTCATGGTCGGCGATGACTTCAAGGTACTGATTACCGACGCCGATACCGGCGAGATTCAACAGGAACTGTCTGGACACCGCGACTATGGCTTTGCCTGCGATTGGTCCGATGATGGGAGGACAGTAGCCACCGGCTTCCAGGATAAGGGCGTCAAGGTCTGGGATGCTCGCCGTTGGTGTGACTCGCGGGGTGTCAGCACACCTCTGTGCACTATCAGATCCGATATGGCTGGTGTGAGAAATTTGCGCTTCTCTCCCGTCGGTAGTGGTGAGAGAGTACTCATTGCTGCCGAGGAGGCTGACATTGTCAACATCATTGATGCTCAGACTTTTAACAGGAAGCAGACAGTCGATTTCTTTGGTGAGATCGGCGGTATTGCATTTACCAACGGTGGGCATGAACTCAATGTCTTGGCGAGCGACCGTCATCGTGGcggccttcttcagcttgaacGATGTGGCCGTGCCGCCGAGCCCTATTTCTTCAGTTACTGGAAACGTTATGTCGATGGTGACACCGCCGATTGGCGCCATAAACCCGATGAGTTTACACGCAGCGGTGAATGCTATCGTCGAGTTCCAGCTTCGACGGATGCCTTGCCCATCTTCTAA
- a CDS encoding cytochrome c peroxidase, mitochondrial translates to MASATRQFARAATRATRNGFAIAPRQVIRQQGRRYYSSEPSQKSSSAWVWLTGAAVAGGAGYYFYANGASSATPKVFNPTKDDYQKVYNEIAARLEEKDDYDDGSYGPVLVRLAWHASGTYDKETGTGGSNGATMRFAPEADHGANAGLAAARNFLEPVKEKFPWITYSDLWILAGVCAIQEMLGPAIPYRPGRSDRDVSGCTPDGRLPDASKRSGHLRDIFYRMGFNDQEIVALSGAHALGRCHTDRSGYEGPWTFSPTVLTNDYFRLLVEEKWQWKKWNGPAQYEDKSTKSLMMLPSDIALIEDKKFKPWVEKYAKDNDAFFKDFSDVVLRLFELGVPFAQGTENQRWTFKPTNQE, encoded by the coding sequence ATGGCCTCCGCTACCCGACAGTTCGCCCGCGCGGCCACTCGCGCCACCCGCAATGGCTTCGCCATTGCTCCTAGACAGGTCATCCGCCAGCAGGGTCGCCGATACTATTCTTCTGAACCCTCACAGAAGTCATCTTCCGCCTGGGTGTGGTTGACTGGTgccgctgttgctggtggtgctggttACTATTTCTACGCCAACGGCGCTTCTTCCGCTACCCCCAAGGTTTTCAACCCTACCAAGGACGACTATCAGAAGGTTTATAACGAGATTGCTGCTCGcctggaggagaaggatgacTATGATGACGGCAGCTACGGCCCCGTTCTCGTACGTCTCGCTTGGCACGCCAGCGGTACCTACGACAAGGAGACTGGCACTGGCGGCAGCAACGGCGCCACCATGCGATTCGCCCCTGAGGCTGACCACGGCGCCAATGCTGGCCTGGCTGCTGCCCGCAACTTCCTCGAGCCCGTGAAGGAGAAATTCCCTTGGATCACCTACTCCGATCTCTGGATCCTTGCTGGTGTATGCGCTATCCAAGAGATGCTGGGCCCTGCCATTCCTTACCGACCTGGTCGCTCTGATCGTGATGTCTCTGGTTGCACACCCGACGGACGTCTTCCCGACGCCTCAAAGCGCTCTGGACATCTCCGAGACATTTTCTACCGCATGGGCTTCAACGATCAGGAGATTGTCGCTCTTTCTGGCGCCCACGCCCTTGGTCGCTGCCACACTGACCGATCAGGCTACGAGGGCCCCTGGACTTTCTCCCCTACCGTTCTGACCAATGACTACTTCCGCCTCCTTGTCGAAGAGAAGTGGCAGTGGAAGAAGTGGAATGGCCCTGCCCAGTACGAAGACAAGTCTACCAAGTCTCTGATGATGCTTCCTAGCGACATTGCCTTgatcgaggacaagaagttTAAGCCATGGGTCGAGAAGTACGCCAAGGATAACGATGCCTTCTTTAAGGACTTTTCCGACGTTGTTCTCCGACTATTTGAACTCGGTGTTCCTTTCGCTCAGGGTACTGAGAACCAGCGCTGGACCTTTAAGCCTACAAACCAGGAATAA
- a CDS encoding threonyl-tRNA synthetase → MSSDQADAAKAAEGASEKSLPSRPAKQPKEKQPKEKQPKDKSAKGGKSAGLELPETPEFIQHRLDLFDKIKARQDAEIAAKPREEITISLPNGKEEKGTSWETTPGAIAKGISKSLFERTVISRVDGELWDLTRPLEKSCKLELLDFEHTEGKKVFWHSSAHILGEAAEKRFGCYLCNGPPTEDPPGFYYDMANMGEQVVTDEDKKALEQLSNNIVKQKQPFERLEMTKDELLEMFKYSKYKEYFIQQRVPDGTKSTVYRCGPLIDLCRGPHVPTTGNIKAFSVLRNSAAYWLGDSNNESVQRIAGISFPDKKALEEYKHFLAEAAKRNHRKIGTDQKLFFFDEASPGSAFFLPHGVRIYNALMELIKGEYQKREFDEVMSPNMYKADLWKTSGHWGHYEENMFTFEVEKEKFGLKPMNCPGHCKIFAHSDVTYKDLPWRMADFGVLHRNEFSGALSGLTRVRRFQQDDAHIFCTVDQIREEIESAFDFLSSVYGIFGFTFKLKLSTRPEKYVGDIATWDSAEKKLEEALNSFSEKTGAKWEFNPGDGAFYGPKIDIALFDALKREHQCGTMQLDFNLPRRFKLRYVANKGETGVSDGSNPEEDLPAGYARPVMIHRAVLGSFERMFGILTEHFGGKWPFWLSPRQVLVVPVMPAANDYAKEVQQIFRAKGLYSDVDLSSNTFQKKIRTGQLEQYNFIFVVGAEEASSRTLNIRNRDDQATQAKGELVPIDEALEKMVQLKSSRGLVNKL, encoded by the exons ATGTCGTCCGATCaagctgatgctgccaaggcggCCGAGGGCGCGTctgagaagagcttgccTTCTCGCCCTGCGAAACAGCCCAAGGAGAAACAGCCCAAGGAGAAACAGCCCAAGGATAAGTCTGCCAAGGGTGGAAAGTCTGCTGGCCTCGAA CTCCCTGAGACCCCCGAGTTCATCCAGCACCGACTCGATCTCTTCGATAAGATCAAAGCCCGACAGGACGCCGAAATCGCTG CCAAACCTCGCGAGGAAATCACTATCTCGCTTCCCAATggcaaagaggagaagggaacTTCCTGGGAGACCACCCCTGGCGCCATCGCCAAGGGCATCTCCAAGTCTCTTTTCGAGCGCACTGTCATCTCCAGAGTTGACGGTGAGTTGTGGGATCTGACCCGACCGCTCGAGAAGAGCTGCAAgctcgagctccttgactTTGAACACACCGAAGGCAAGAAGGTCTTCTGGCACTCTTCAGCCCATATTCTTGGAGAGGCTGCCGAGAAACGCTTTGGTTGCTATCTATGCAACGGTCCCCCTACTGAAGACCCCCCTGGATTCTACTACGATATGGCCAACATGGGAGA GCAAGTCGTCACtgatgaggataagaaggCCCTCGAGCAGCTCTCCAACAACATTGTCAAACAGAAGCAGCCTTTCGAGCGTCTGGAAATGACCAAGGACGAGCTCCTTGAGATGTTCAAGTACAGCAAGTACAAGGAGTATTTCATTCAACAGCGTGTTCCCGATGGCACCAAGAGTACTGTGTACCGATGCGGTCCCCTGATCGATCTGTGCCGAGGACCTCACGTCCCCACCACTGGCAACATCAAGGCCTTTTCCGTTCTCAGG AATTCCGCTGCCTACTGGCTCGGCGACAGCAACAACGAGTCTGTCCAGCGTATCGCTGGTATCTCATTCCCCGACAAGAAGGCTCTCGAAGAGTACAAGCACTTCCTGGCCGAGGCTGCCAAGCGTAATCACCGAAAGATCGGTACTGATCaaaagctcttcttcttcgacgaggCGTCTCCTGGATCTGCTTTCTTCCTGCCACACGGTGTGCGCATCTACAATGCCTTGATGGAGCTCATCAAAGGCGAGTACCAAAAACGCGAATTCGACGAAGTTATGTCTCCAAACATGTACAAGGCGGATTTGTGGAAGACATCAGGACACTGGGGCCACTACGAGGAGAACATGTTCACcttcgaggtcgagaaggagaagtttggGCTGAAGCCCATGAACTGCCCCGGACACTGCAAGATCTTTGCCCACTCTGATGTCACTTATAAGGACCTCCCCTGGAGGATGGCCGATTTTGGTGTTTTGCACCGAAACGAGTTCTCCGGGGCTCTTTCAGGTCTTACTCGAGTCCGTCGTTTCCAACAGGACGATGCTCACATCTTTTGTACCGTGGATCAG ATTCGAGAGGAAATTGAGTCAGCCTTCGACTTTTTGAGCAGTGTTTACGGTATCTTCGGTTTCACATTCAAGCTTAAGCTGTCCACCCGACCCGAGAAGTACGTCGGCGACATCGCCACCTGGGActcggccgagaagaagcttgaagaggctCTCAACTCATTCTCCGAGAAGACGGGTGCTAAGTGGGAGTTTAACCCCGGTGATGGTGCTTTCTATGGACCCAAGATCGATATTGCTCTGTTCGACGCTCTGAAGCGTGAGCACCAATGTGGTACTATGCAGCTCGATTTCAACCTGCCTCGACGATTCAAGCTTCGATATGTCGCTAACAAGGGCGAGACCGGAGTCAGTGATGGTAGCAACCCCGAGGAGGATCTCCCTGCCGGATACGCACGACCTGTCATGATTCACCGAGCTGTTCTAGGGAGCTTCGAGCGAATGTTTGGTATTCTGACCGAGCACTTTGGCGGCAAGTGGCCATTCTGGCTCAGCCCGCGACAGGTCTTGGTTGTACCTGTCATGCCTGCTGCCAACGACTACGCCAAGGAGGTTCAGCAGATCTTCCGAGCCAAGGGGCTCTACAGTGATGTGGACCTGAGCAGCAACACtttccagaagaagatccgCACCGGTCAGCTGGAGCAGTACAACTTTATCTTTG TTGTCGGTGCCGAGGAGGCCAGCTCGCGCACCCTCAACATCCGTAACCGAGACGACCAAGCCACCCAGGCAAAGGGTGAGCTGGTTCCTATTgacgaagctcttgagaagatggtgcaGCTCAAGTCCTCGCGAGGACTTGTGAACAAGCTGTAG
- a CDS encoding protein disulfide-isomerase, whose product MHHKKIACSFMAALAAYASAADSDVHQLTKDTFEEFVKSNNLVLAEFFAPWCGHCKALAPEYEEAATTLKEKNIKLAKIDCTEESDLCKDQGVEGYPTLKVFRGLDNVTPYSGQRKAAGITSYMIKQSLPAVSILTKDTLEEFKTADKVVVVAYLNADDKSSNETFSKLAEGLRDTYLFGGVNDAAVAEAEGVKAPALVVYKSFDEGKNTFTEKFEEDAIASFITTSATPLIGEVGPETYSSYMSAGIPLAYIFSETPEERKELGDALKPIAEKFKGKINFATIDAKAFGAHAGNLNLKADKFPSFAIQEVVKNQKFPFDQEKEITHDNIAKFVEDFAAGKIEPSIKSEPIPETQEGPVTVVVAKSYNDIVLDDTKDVLIEFYAPWCGHCKALAPKYDDLASQFAASEFKDKIVIAKVDATLNDVPDEIQGFPTIKLYPAGAKDAPVTYQGSRTVEDLANFIKENGKYKAELPVKEEGTEEAAPAASEEKKDAEEEDVHDEL is encoded by the exons ATGCACCACAAGAAGATCGCCTGCAGCTTCATGGCTGCTCTGGCTGCCTATGCCTCTGCTGCCGACTCAGATGTTCATCAGCTAACCAAGGACACCTTCGAGGAGTTTGTCAAGTCCAACAATCTCGTCCTCGCTGAGT TCTTTGCTCCCTGGTGCGGTCACTGCAAGGCCCTCGCCCCCGAGTACGAGGAGGCCGCCACAactctcaaggagaagaacatcaagcttgccaagatTGACTGCACTGAGGAGTCCGACCTCTGCAAAGACCAGGGCGTCGAGGGTTACCCCACCCTCAAGGTCTTCCGTGGTCTTGACAATGTCACTCCCTACTCTGGCCAGCGCAAGGCCGCTGG TATCACTTCCTACATGATCAAGCAGTCCCTCCCCGCTGTCTCCATTCTCACAAAGGACACCCTCGAGGAGTTCAAGACCGCCGACAAGGTTGTCGTCGTCGCCTACCTCAACGCCGACGATAAGAGCTCCAACGAGACCTTCTCCAAGCTCGCCGAGGGTCTCCGTGATACTTACCTATTCGGTGGCGTCAACGACGCAGCTGTTGCCGAGGCCGAGGGTGTCAAGGCCCCCGCCCTGGTTGTCTACAAGTCTTTCGATGAGGGCAAGAACACCTTCACCGAGAAGttcgaggaggatgctattgcctctttcatcaccacCTCTGCCACCCCTCTCATTGGTGAGGTCGGTCCTGAGACCTACTCCAGCTACATGTCCGCTGGTATCCCCCTCGCATACATCTTCTCCGAGACTCCTGAGGAGCgcaaggagcttggtgatgccctcaagcccatcgctgagaagttcaagggcaagatCAACTTCGCCACAATTGACGCCAAGGCCTTCGGCGCTCACGCCGGTAACCTGAACCTCAAGGCTGACAAGTTCCCCTCTTTCGCCATCCAGgaggttgtcaagaaccagaagtTCCCCTTCGaccaggagaaggagatcacACatgacaacatcgccaagttcGTTGAGGACTTTGCCGCTGGCAAGATTGAGCCCAGCATCAAGTCCGAGCCCATTCCCGAGACCCAGGAGGGCCCTGTCACTGTTGTCGTTGCCAAGAGCTACAACGACATTGTCCTCGATGACACCAAGGATGTCCTAATTGAGTTCTACGCTCCTTGGTGCGGTCACTGCAAGGCTCTCGCCCCCAAGTACGATGACCTTGCTTCTCAGTTCGCCGCTTCCGAGttcaaggacaagattgtcatcgccaaggttgacGCTACCCTCAACGATGTTCCCGATGAGATCCAGGGTTTCCCTACCATCAAGCTCTACCCCGCTGGTGCTAAGGACGCTCCCGTCACCTACCAGGGCTCTCGCACTGTCGAGGAcctcgccaacttcatcaaggagaacggCAAGTACAAGGCCGAGCTCCccgtcaaggaggagggcACCGAGGAGGCCGCCCCCGCCGccagcgaggagaagaaggatgccgaggaggaagatgtccatgatgagctgTAA